A single Thermaerobacter sp. FW80 DNA region contains:
- a CDS encoding TenA family protein, with product MHPGTAHPPASGDGGGTGLAAQLWRQNLDVARRCLEHPFVQGLGRGDLPRDRFAWYVGQDANFLEAFARAYALALAKAPDLETMTALRDLLEGVLDELRLHQGYAARWGVDLRPAPALATRAYTGFVLDVAWSRPLGAIAAAMTPCMRLYAYLGRSLADRVTPDNPYREWVTTYGSPAFEGLARRLEALLDRWHPGVEDVAALYRTAMELEFAFFDAAWRAA from the coding sequence ATGCATCCGGGGACGGCCCATCCCCCGGCGTCGGGGGACGGCGGCGGGACGGGGTTGGCCGCGCAGCTCTGGCGGCAGAACCTGGACGTGGCGCGACGGTGCCTCGAGCACCCCTTCGTCCAGGGCCTGGGACGGGGCGACCTACCCCGGGACCGCTTCGCCTGGTACGTCGGGCAGGACGCCAACTTCCTCGAGGCCTTCGCCCGCGCCTACGCCCTCGCCCTGGCCAAGGCGCCCGACCTGGAGACCATGACGGCCCTTCGCGACCTCCTGGAGGGGGTGCTGGACGAGCTCCGCCTGCACCAGGGTTACGCCGCGCGATGGGGGGTCGACCTGCGGCCGGCCCCGGCCCTGGCCACGCGGGCGTACACCGGCTTCGTCCTGGACGTGGCGTGGTCGCGGCCGCTGGGGGCCATCGCCGCGGCCATGACCCCGTGCATGCGCCTGTACGCCTACCTGGGGCGCTCGCTGGCCGATCGGGTGACACCCGACAACCCGTATCGCGAGTGGGTGACCACCTACGGGAGCCCCGCCTTCGAAGGGCTGGCCCGGCGGCTGGAGGCCCTGCTGGACCGCTGGCACCCCGGCGTCGAGGACGTGGCCGCGCTGTATCGGACGGCCATGGAGCTCGAGTTCGCCTTCTTCGATGCGGCCTGGCGGGCGGCCTGA
- a CDS encoding ATP-binding cassette domain-containing protein: protein MPWDDTARSTAGGVGPSCATAAVEPSSSAGRQPAGRVGGEGAAGVDPAGVAPAASCRGLSVRYPDRREPALRDVTLAIPAGQRVLLLGPSGSGKSTLALALGGLILSVIEARVTGELHPARRAGVLFQDPEAQFCMFTVDEEVAFGLENRCVPPAEMPARVAQALAAAGLDLPFGHPIQALSGGQKQRLALAAVLVLEPDLLVLDEPTAQLDPAGRALVLETLQRLPRRHTVLVIEHNLDGVVDWVDRVVLLAPGGRLLADGEPAVVFRRHRAEIEAYGIWRPRSWGPFWRPVVAGATGWREAPPAGGDGARVPPPSADRSTARGTGTAAPPAGSGVRRPEERPRAAADQGTETVAEGEAGAAGAAWVPGRGASLVRFEAAAAAHGRRVVWQDVSLTIAAGEWVVVLGANGAGKSTFLQVAAGLHPPARGRVVHAPELTGGRGEAARVGFVFQNPEHQFVTESVYEEVALAGRLAGLPEAELRNRVEALLARFGLADLARAHPYTLSQGQKRRLSVASMLVVPRPVLFLDEPTFGQDARTAAALVEELVRLHRQGTTLVMATHDLELAGAVATRLLVFGNGRLLYDGPPEPLLDDPARLAAVGLGAAAPQGRALPASAANPAADGIAVAGAPPLRPAPSEGPARPAAPAGADGGAEGRSAVGSAGPQGIARGSPAPAPTRREDRTPWVGRVHPVWKLGAHLVLAGVVLATDDPATLAALLAVPVVLGLLGGGIGVRQWLVAMAPFAVVAATRVWTLGAFGEGQRVVAQVLWYRFTAEGLHHGLVVGLRLLGVGALGVLYVRTTGLADLVLGLVQQGGLSPRWAYGLLAALRFVPLFQDELARVRKAYRVRGLAGRGLRGRLEAAYRYSLALLVHAVRAAEAVAVALQARGFDGSRRRTFYRRLTAGWREAGYAGLLLGLAAVALLASARLR from the coding sequence ATGCCGTGGGACGATACGGCGCGCTCGACCGCAGGCGGGGTCGGCCCATCCTGCGCCACGGCCGCGGTGGAGCCGTCCTCGTCCGCCGGCCGGCAGCCCGCCGGCCGGGTAGGCGGGGAGGGCGCGGCAGGGGTCGACCCGGCGGGGGTGGCCCCGGCGGCGTCCTGCCGTGGGCTGAGCGTCCGCTACCCCGATCGACGGGAGCCGGCCCTGCGGGACGTGACGCTGGCCATCCCGGCGGGGCAGCGCGTGTTGCTGCTGGGGCCCAGCGGCTCGGGGAAGAGCACCCTGGCCCTGGCGCTGGGCGGCCTCATCCTGTCGGTGATCGAGGCCCGGGTCACGGGCGAGCTGCACCCGGCGCGGCGGGCGGGCGTGCTGTTCCAGGACCCCGAGGCCCAGTTCTGCATGTTCACCGTGGATGAAGAGGTCGCCTTCGGCCTCGAGAACCGCTGCGTGCCGCCCGCCGAGATGCCGGCGCGGGTGGCGCAGGCCCTCGCGGCGGCGGGGCTGGACCTTCCCTTCGGTCACCCCATCCAGGCCCTCTCCGGGGGCCAGAAGCAGCGGTTGGCCCTGGCGGCGGTGCTGGTCCTGGAGCCGGACCTCCTCGTGCTGGACGAGCCCACCGCGCAGCTGGACCCTGCGGGCCGGGCCCTGGTGCTGGAGACCCTGCAGCGGCTCCCGCGCCGGCACACGGTCCTCGTGATCGAGCACAACCTGGACGGCGTGGTGGACTGGGTCGACCGCGTCGTCCTCCTGGCCCCGGGCGGACGACTGCTGGCCGACGGCGAGCCCGCGGTGGTCTTCCGGCGACATCGGGCGGAGATCGAGGCCTACGGCATCTGGCGGCCGCGCAGCTGGGGGCCCTTCTGGCGGCCGGTGGTCGCGGGGGCCACGGGCTGGCGCGAGGCGCCGCCGGCCGGGGGCGACGGCGCCCGGGTCCCCCCGCCGTCGGCGGACCGGTCCACCGCCCGGGGGACGGGGACGGCGGCGCCCCCCGCGGGGAGCGGGGTGCGGCGGCCCGAGGAGCGGCCCCGGGCGGCGGCGGACCAGGGCACGGAGACGGTGGCTGAGGGGGAAGCGGGGGCGGCGGGCGCGGCGTGGGTGCCGGGGCGGGGCGCTTCCCTGGTTCGCTTCGAGGCCGCGGCTGCCGCCCACGGCCGTCGGGTGGTCTGGCAGGACGTCAGTCTCACCATCGCCGCCGGGGAGTGGGTGGTCGTGCTGGGGGCCAACGGGGCGGGCAAGTCCACCTTCCTCCAGGTGGCGGCGGGGCTCCATCCGCCCGCCAGGGGACGGGTGGTCCACGCGCCAGAGCTCACGGGTGGCCGCGGCGAGGCCGCGCGGGTGGGGTTCGTCTTCCAGAACCCCGAGCACCAGTTCGTCACCGAGTCGGTCTACGAGGAGGTGGCCCTGGCCGGCCGGCTGGCGGGCCTGCCCGAGGCGGAGCTGCGCAACCGGGTGGAGGCGCTGCTGGCGCGGTTCGGGTTGGCGGACCTGGCCCGGGCACACCCCTATACCCTCTCCCAGGGGCAGAAGCGGCGGCTCAGCGTGGCCAGCATGCTGGTGGTGCCGCGACCCGTCCTCTTCCTGGACGAGCCCACCTTCGGCCAGGATGCCCGGACGGCGGCGGCCCTGGTGGAGGAACTGGTGCGGCTCCACCGGCAGGGAACGACGCTGGTCATGGCCACCCACGACCTGGAGCTGGCGGGGGCGGTGGCGACGCGGCTGCTGGTCTTCGGCAACGGCCGTCTCCTCTACGACGGGCCGCCCGAGCCCCTGCTGGACGACCCGGCCCGCCTGGCGGCCGTCGGCTTGGGGGCGGCCGCCCCCCAGGGACGCGCCCTGCCGGCTTCGGCGGCGAATCCGGCGGCGGACGGCATCGCGGTCGCCGGCGCGCCCCCGCTGCGGCCTGCGCCGTCGGAGGGGCCAGCGAGGCCGGCGGCGCCCGCGGGAGCGGACGGCGGGGCGGAGGGGAGGTCCGCGGTCGGGTCGGCAGGGCCCCAGGGCATCGCCCGCGGAAGCCCTGCACCCGCGCCCACCCGGCGGGAGGACCGCACCCCCTGGGTCGGCCGGGTCCACCCGGTGTGGAAGCTGGGCGCCCACCTGGTCCTGGCGGGGGTGGTGCTGGCCACCGACGACCCGGCGACGCTGGCCGCCCTGCTGGCGGTCCCCGTGGTCCTCGGACTTTTGGGCGGGGGCATCGGGGTCCGCCAGTGGCTGGTCGCCATGGCGCCCTTCGCGGTGGTCGCCGCCACGCGCGTGTGGACGCTGGGCGCCTTCGGGGAGGGCCAGCGCGTGGTGGCCCAGGTGCTGTGGTACCGTTTCACGGCCGAGGGGCTGCACCACGGGCTGGTGGTGGGACTCCGCCTGCTGGGGGTCGGAGCGCTGGGGGTGTTGTACGTCCGGACCACCGGCCTGGCGGATTTGGTGCTCGGCCTCGTGCAGCAGGGCGGGCTCAGCCCTCGCTGGGCCTACGGGCTCCTGGCCGCCCTGCGCTTCGTCCCCCTCTTCCAGGACGAACTGGCCCGGGTGCGTAAGGCTTACCGCGTCCGCGGGCTCGCCGGCCGGGGGCTGCGGGGTCGGCTGGAGGCTGCCTACCGGTACAGCCTGGCGCTCCTGGTCCATGCGGTGCGGGCGGCGGAGGCGGTGGCTGTGGCGCTCCAGGCCCGCGGCTTCGACGGGAGCCGAAGGCGCACGTTCTATCGGAGGCTGACGGCCGGCTGGCGGGAAGCAGGGTATGCCGGGCTGCTGCTGGGCCTGGCCGCCGTCGCCCTGCTCGCATCGGCGCGTTTGCGCTAG
- a CDS encoding metallophosphoesterase, with translation MRGPAAGRPRTGGGPPAGSQAPTAGRRGSGRRLGVRGAARRPGTAVAALGLATVASTSLPGGAPSPAAAGAGSPAADPTLAPPVAFLAGVAMLVLGWALLVEPVWLRRRAFRLPLAGGPPRPLPAARGGRPVRRGLRLVHLTDLHAPLYRVDEGALLDQVAAWDPDAVVVTGDLAEGPHLPARRGVDLLATLARRWPVYLVPGNHDHLHGWPALRRELEAAGIRVLVNRGVVLRSGAVAVFLAGVDDPHTGRDRLDRALAGAPRDLPAVVLAHAPAARLRQEAAARRVRLVLAGHTHGGQVRLPVVGALWIPGQGWLPRYDRGWFDIGGTWWYIATGLGTPKPWVRLLCRPEVVLVELD, from the coding sequence GTGAGGGGTCCCGCGGCCGGGCGTCCCCGGACCGGCGGGGGGCCGCCCGCCGGCAGCCAGGCGCCCACCGCAGGCCGCCGCGGGAGCGGGCGGCGCCTGGGCGTCCGCGGGGCAGCCCGGCGCCCGGGGACGGCCGTCGCCGCCCTGGGCCTGGCGACCGTGGCGTCGACGTCGCTGCCGGGCGGGGCGCCATCGCCCGCGGCGGCCGGCGCCGGGTCGCCGGCCGCCGACCCGACCCTTGCACCGCCGGTCGCGTTCCTGGCAGGCGTCGCGATGCTGGTTCTGGGCTGGGCCCTGTTGGTGGAACCGGTCTGGCTGCGACGCCGGGCGTTTCGGCTGCCGCTGGCGGGCGGGCCGCCGCGGCCGCTGCCCGCGGCGCGCGGAGGCCGCCCCGTCCGCCGCGGCCTCCGGCTGGTCCACCTGACGGACCTGCACGCGCCCCTCTATCGCGTCGACGAGGGAGCGCTGCTCGACCAGGTCGCCGCCTGGGATCCCGATGCCGTGGTCGTCACCGGCGACCTCGCCGAGGGCCCCCACCTCCCGGCCCGGCGCGGCGTCGACCTCCTGGCCACCCTCGCCCGGCGCTGGCCGGTGTACCTGGTGCCCGGCAACCACGACCACCTTCACGGCTGGCCCGCGCTGCGACGCGAGCTGGAGGCGGCGGGCATCCGGGTGCTGGTCAACCGCGGGGTTGTGCTCCGCAGCGGTGCCGTCGCCGTCTTCCTCGCCGGGGTCGACGACCCCCACACGGGCCGGGATCGGCTGGACCGGGCCCTGGCCGGCGCGCCCCGTGACCTGCCGGCCGTGGTGCTGGCCCACGCCCCTGCCGCCCGGCTCCGCCAAGAGGCGGCGGCCCGCCGCGTCCGCCTGGTGCTGGCGGGACACACCCATGGGGGGCAGGTCCGGCTGCCCGTCGTCGGTGCCCTGTGGATCCCCGGCCAGGGTTGGCTGCCTCGCTACGACCGCGGCTGGTTCGACATCGGGGGCACGTGGTGGTACATCGCCACCGGCCTCGGGACGCCGAAGCCGTGGGTGCGCCTGCTGTGCCGCCCCGAGGTGGTGCTGGTCGAACTCGACTAA
- a CDS encoding thiamine pyrophosphate-binding protein: MAVAHVHAGRVVARALAREGVRALFTLCGGHIMPIYDGCLDEGIRVVDVRHEQAAVYAADAYARITRRPGVAAVTAGPGVMNAVTAIANAHRAQSPVVILGGQGPLEHAGRGSLQEMDHLGVVRPITKWAVQVQDPKRLPEVLNLAFRRSLHGVPGPVYVEIPLDVIFAQVDLEAVRFPAPVPDRPRLPADAGEVERAAALLRRARRPVALVGSQVHWSPDPRAVARFAESGQVPVFTNGMARGVLGPGDAGFFQLCRKEALADADVVLVAGTPLDFRVDYGRAIHDEARLIQIDLDPGELGRNRDVEVGLVGDAGTVLDQLLEAGLDPDEPAERRRWLERLREAEERRAARMRPGLTSDAVPVDPLRLCAEIDAALPPGATVIGDGGDFVGTAAKVVRPRRYPAGWLDPGPLGTLGVGMGFVLAARVLRPDEPVVVLLGDGAAGLDLLEYEAAVRQGLPFVAVVGNDAAWTQIRRLQVQLFGADRAVATALSHARYDQVVAALGGHGEWVERPDDVRPALERALVAGKPALVNVKMGTSDFRAGAIAV, translated from the coding sequence ATGGCCGTGGCCCACGTGCATGCCGGGCGCGTCGTCGCCCGGGCCCTGGCCCGGGAGGGCGTCCGGGCCCTGTTCACCCTCTGCGGTGGCCACATCATGCCCATCTACGACGGCTGCCTGGACGAAGGCATCCGGGTGGTCGACGTCCGCCACGAGCAGGCGGCGGTCTACGCTGCCGACGCCTACGCCCGCATCACGCGCCGGCCCGGCGTCGCCGCCGTCACCGCCGGTCCCGGGGTGATGAACGCCGTCACCGCCATCGCCAACGCCCACCGCGCCCAGTCGCCGGTGGTGATCCTCGGGGGCCAGGGGCCCCTCGAGCACGCGGGCCGCGGCAGCCTCCAGGAGATGGACCACCTGGGGGTGGTGCGGCCCATCACCAAGTGGGCGGTGCAGGTCCAGGATCCGAAGCGGCTGCCGGAGGTCCTCAACCTGGCGTTCCGGCGCAGCCTCCACGGCGTCCCCGGCCCGGTGTACGTGGAGATCCCGCTGGACGTGATCTTCGCCCAGGTGGACCTGGAGGCCGTGCGCTTCCCCGCTCCGGTCCCCGACCGCCCGCGCCTGCCGGCCGACGCCGGGGAGGTGGAGCGGGCGGCGGCCCTGCTGCGTCGTGCCCGGCGACCGGTGGCCCTGGTGGGCAGCCAGGTCCACTGGTCCCCCGATCCCCGGGCGGTGGCGCGGTTCGCGGAGTCGGGTCAGGTCCCGGTGTTCACCAACGGGATGGCCCGCGGCGTGCTGGGACCGGGGGATGCGGGGTTCTTCCAGCTCTGCCGCAAGGAGGCCCTGGCCGACGCCGATGTGGTCCTGGTGGCGGGGACGCCCCTGGACTTCCGTGTCGACTACGGCAGGGCGATCCACGACGAGGCCCGGTTGATCCAGATCGACCTCGATCCCGGCGAGCTCGGCCGCAATCGGGACGTGGAGGTCGGCCTGGTGGGCGATGCGGGCACGGTGTTGGATCAGCTGCTGGAAGCCGGCCTCGATCCGGACGAACCGGCCGAACGCCGGCGGTGGCTGGAGCGCCTGCGCGAGGCGGAGGAGCGGCGGGCCGCCCGGATGCGGCCCGGGTTGACCAGCGACGCGGTCCCGGTCGACCCCCTGCGGCTGTGCGCCGAGATCGACGCCGCCCTGCCGCCGGGGGCCACGGTGATCGGAGACGGCGGCGACTTCGTCGGCACGGCGGCCAAGGTGGTGCGGCCGCGGCGATACCCCGCCGGCTGGCTGGACCCCGGCCCGCTGGGCACGCTCGGGGTGGGGATGGGCTTCGTCCTGGCGGCCCGGGTCCTGCGGCCCGACGAGCCGGTGGTGGTGCTGCTGGGGGACGGCGCGGCAGGCCTGGACCTGCTGGAGTACGAGGCCGCCGTCCGCCAAGGTCTTCCCTTCGTGGCCGTGGTGGGCAACGACGCGGCGTGGACCCAGATCCGTCGCCTGCAGGTCCAGCTCTTCGGCGCCGACCGGGCCGTCGCCACCGCCCTGAGCCACGCCCGGTACGACCAGGTGGTCGCCGCCCTCGGCGGCCACGGCGAGTGGGTCGAGCGGCCGGACGACGTCCGCCCGGCCCTGGAACGGGCCCTGGTCGCGGGCAAGCCGGCCCTGGTCAACGTGAAGATGGGGACCTCGGACTTCCGGGCTGGGGCCATCGCGGTGTGA
- a CDS encoding methylated-DNA--[protein]-cysteine S-methyltransferase, producing MGRGGSCHPMATRHFTVVDTPVGPVRITWTPRGVCGLERLDGESPSICTRPGRRAPSSPGPDADGAEAPRRDDTRRAEFQALLDAWFAGADVEVPVDLEAAGLSPFARAVLDQVRRIPRGQVRTYAAIARALGRPGAARAVGNAVAANPVALLIPCHRVVRADGRLGQYSGGGPAIKERLLRLEGAWPPRPSPGAPGRDGAA from the coding sequence ATGGGTCGAGGAGGGAGCTGCCACCCGATGGCGACCCGGCACTTCACGGTGGTCGACACGCCTGTCGGCCCGGTGCGCATCACCTGGACCCCGCGGGGCGTCTGCGGGCTCGAGCGGCTGGACGGGGAGTCCCCGTCGATCTGCACCCGACCGGGGCGACGGGCCCCGAGCTCCCCCGGACCGGACGCGGACGGGGCGGAGGCGCCACGCCGCGACGATACGCGGCGGGCGGAGTTCCAGGCGCTGCTGGACGCATGGTTCGCCGGCGCCGACGTCGAGGTTCCCGTCGACCTGGAGGCCGCCGGCCTCAGCCCCTTCGCCCGGGCGGTGCTGGACCAGGTCCGCCGCATCCCGCGCGGTCAGGTGCGCACCTACGCCGCCATCGCCCGGGCCCTCGGGCGACCGGGGGCCGCCCGCGCCGTGGGCAACGCCGTGGCGGCCAACCCCGTCGCCCTCCTGATCCCCTGCCACCGGGTGGTTCGTGCCGACGGCCGCCTCGGCCAGTACTCCGGTGGCGGTCCGGCGATCAAGGAGCGGCTCCTGCGCCTCGAAGGGGCCTGGCCGCCCCGTCCCTCCCCGGGGGCGCCGGGGAGGGACGGGGCGGCGTGA
- a CDS encoding ECF transporter S component yields MAGSSRRLQFREIVMLAFVAAACSVLYINAWALWDVARAVHPVVAELTYGVWFIASTVAAYIIQKPGVAFWAELLAAAGELALGSPDVLWVLLYGGLQGLGAEVALAAFRYRRFDLPALALAGALAAVGSLPLDALTGYFTGMRAGTLVAAAAVRLLSGAVVAGLLGKVLVDGLVRTGALNAYAVVRGRQDQGPGVAG; encoded by the coding sequence ATGGCCGGTTCGTCCCGCCGATTGCAGTTCCGCGAGATCGTCATGTTGGCCTTCGTGGCCGCGGCCTGTTCCGTCCTGTACATCAACGCCTGGGCGCTGTGGGACGTGGCCCGGGCGGTCCATCCGGTGGTGGCGGAGCTCACCTACGGCGTCTGGTTCATCGCCAGCACGGTGGCGGCCTACATCATCCAGAAGCCCGGCGTCGCCTTCTGGGCGGAGCTCCTGGCCGCGGCCGGGGAACTGGCGCTGGGCAGCCCCGACGTGCTGTGGGTGCTGCTCTACGGCGGGTTGCAGGGACTCGGCGCGGAGGTGGCCCTGGCCGCGTTCCGCTATCGCCGGTTCGACCTGCCCGCCCTGGCGCTGGCCGGCGCCCTGGCGGCGGTGGGCAGCCTGCCCCTCGACGCCCTGACGGGCTACTTCACCGGGATGCGCGCCGGAACCCTGGTGGCCGCTGCGGCGGTGCGGCTCCTGAGCGGCGCCGTGGTCGCCGGCCTGCTGGGCAAGGTGCTGGTCGACGGCTTGGTGCGGACCGGGGCCCTCAATGCCTATGCGGTGGTGCGCGGCCGGCAGGATCAGGGCCCCGGCGTGGCCGGATGA
- a CDS encoding TIGR00725 family protein, with protein MRGDDRQDHDPSATAVRPAAPAPLDGPPLRVAVIGDSGAIPPSLRDAARAVGAALARQGAVVLTGGRDGVMAAVCQGAWEAGGLTVGILPGDDPREGNAWLHVPLTTGLGMEWRSMVLIHAADSVVMMGGGNGTLAELSAAYLNGRPVVILAGSGGWSDRIRQVLVEGRYLDGRRTVAVEFATTPEQAAGRALALARQFRQRHFPGPARWRGLGEAGGGAGDVVTPA; from the coding sequence GTGCGCGGCGACGACCGGCAGGACCACGACCCCAGCGCGACGGCGGTGCGGCCGGCTGCCCCCGCACCCCTGGACGGCCCGCCCCTGCGGGTGGCGGTCATCGGGGACTCCGGGGCCATCCCGCCCAGCCTGCGGGACGCCGCGCGGGCGGTGGGTGCCGCCCTGGCCCGGCAGGGCGCCGTCGTGCTCACCGGGGGCCGCGACGGCGTCATGGCCGCGGTCTGCCAGGGCGCGTGGGAGGCCGGCGGGCTCACCGTGGGCATCCTGCCCGGGGACGACCCCCGCGAGGGCAACGCCTGGCTTCACGTGCCGCTGACCACGGGCCTCGGGATGGAATGGCGCAGCATGGTGCTGATCCACGCCGCCGACAGCGTGGTCATGATGGGCGGCGGCAACGGGACCCTGGCGGAGCTGTCGGCGGCCTACCTCAACGGGCGGCCGGTGGTGATCCTGGCCGGCAGCGGCGGCTGGTCCGATCGGATCCGCCAGGTCCTGGTGGAGGGGCGGTACCTGGACGGGCGACGCACCGTGGCCGTCGAGTTCGCCACCACCCCCGAGCAGGCGGCCGGCCGGGCGCTGGCCCTGGCCCGCCAGTTTCGCCAGCGCCACTTCCCGGGGCCGGCCCGCTGGCGGGGGCTCGGCGAGGCGGGCGGCGGCGCCGGCGATGTGGTGACGCCGGCCTGA
- a CDS encoding SDR family oxidoreductase — MGVLDRFRLDGKVALVTGGSRGLGLQIAQGLGEAGAAVAITARKEEGLREAEERLRGQGIRCLAVRCDVTDYEQVVAAVRRVVDAFGGLDILVNNAGATWGAPLFDIPLEAWDKVIRTNLHGTFYMSREAARVMIQQGRGGRIINVASIAGLRGSDPRVMQTLPYNTAKAGVINFTRDLAAKLAEHGITVNCIAPGFFPTKMTRGILAQYGSVIEQSVPLRRLGGERDLQGAALLFASEAGSYITGQVLAVDGGMTAV, encoded by the coding sequence ATGGGCGTGCTCGACCGTTTCCGCCTCGACGGCAAGGTGGCGCTGGTGACGGGGGGGAGCCGCGGCCTGGGCCTGCAGATCGCCCAGGGGCTGGGGGAGGCGGGCGCCGCCGTCGCCATCACCGCCCGCAAGGAAGAGGGGCTGCGCGAGGCGGAGGAGCGGCTCCGCGGCCAGGGCATCCGCTGCCTGGCCGTGCGCTGCGACGTCACGGACTACGAGCAGGTGGTCGCGGCGGTCCGCCGGGTGGTGGACGCCTTCGGCGGCCTGGACATCCTGGTCAACAACGCCGGCGCCACCTGGGGCGCCCCCCTCTTCGACATCCCCCTGGAGGCCTGGGACAAGGTGATCCGCACCAACCTGCACGGCACCTTCTACATGAGCCGGGAGGCCGCGCGGGTGATGATCCAGCAGGGCCGCGGCGGCCGGATCATCAACGTCGCCTCCATCGCGGGGCTGCGGGGCAGCGATCCCCGGGTGATGCAGACCCTGCCCTACAACACGGCGAAGGCCGGCGTCATCAACTTCACCCGCGACCTGGCGGCCAAGCTGGCGGAGCACGGGATCACGGTGAACTGCATCGCCCCGGGGTTCTTCCCGACGAAGATGACCCGGGGCATCCTGGCCCAGTACGGGTCGGTGATCGAGCAGTCCGTGCCCCTCCGGCGCCTGGGTGGCGAGCGGGACCTGCAGGGAGCGGCGCTGCTCTTCGCCTCCGAAGCGGGGTCGTACATCACCGGGCAGGTGCTGGCCGTCGATGGCGGGATGACCGCGGTCTGA